The Pseudomonadota bacterium genome contains a region encoding:
- a CDS encoding tetratricopeptide repeat protein, giving the protein MRYRCVSCDETFESDDDEKVRCPTCLRVHGIEPAAVPPAPRRPAWVIPTAALGVASVVAAGVFFFGGTKSSVPAEVPLRPLDAVELEQYLQQHEVPSGNSGVKLLRPSEELRDFAREKLGRLGSAAEKASRISALMRDARERGSYARWPLVDPLASGPRSAAKILAAIQSDDGDRLYPLEVAALAAVALRSEGVKAMLAEVYAFPGDKSPPDPSGRFGYFVLAVRDAAKGKLSLFDPYGGRKQMPGPEAYDVRSDLEVVGVAFGIAALRALVHGQDPSKALSNSQQAVKLAPRSPAARSARAAVLLAAGGGETADDELRAALQLRPDPARRHNVAAVYLAAGDLERAMRELATTLEQAPDYASAHATLAAVHLSRGERDEAATELRQAERLEPDLPGLPLLWSQYYLRAGDTDRAISHAQRAVERRGHDPQARLVLGSIYRQAGKFEEMRAQARQVMRMTPVSRQTDTRHVIEQLLGPTALDEPTEPEDSREPADSTAPESRSLGQVGIEPAVGMDPAAGADGMDPEVGTDPAAEMQPGTRLQGGSLLLGGAKAKRRPSLLGSSRRLRLDDQAASREPR; this is encoded by the coding sequence ATGCGCTACCGCTGCGTGAGCTGTGACGAGACATTCGAGTCCGACGACGACGAAAAGGTCCGATGCCCTACCTGCCTGCGGGTGCACGGAATCGAGCCGGCCGCCGTGCCTCCCGCTCCGCGCAGACCCGCCTGGGTCATTCCCACCGCGGCACTCGGGGTGGCCAGCGTGGTCGCCGCCGGCGTGTTCTTCTTTGGCGGGACAAAGTCCAGTGTACCCGCCGAGGTCCCGCTGCGTCCCCTCGACGCCGTGGAGCTCGAACAGTACCTGCAGCAGCACGAAGTGCCGAGCGGCAACTCCGGAGTCAAGCTCCTGCGGCCAAGCGAGGAGCTCCGGGACTTCGCGCGGGAGAAGCTGGGGCGGCTGGGATCGGCGGCGGAGAAGGCGTCCCGAATCAGCGCGTTGATGCGGGACGCCCGAGAGCGCGGTAGCTACGCGCGCTGGCCGCTCGTGGATCCGCTGGCCTCGGGGCCGCGTTCCGCCGCGAAGATCTTGGCCGCGATCCAGAGCGATGACGGCGACCGTTTGTATCCACTGGAGGTGGCGGCCCTGGCAGCGGTTGCTCTCCGCTCTGAGGGCGTCAAGGCGATGCTGGCCGAGGTCTACGCGTTTCCCGGAGACAAGAGTCCGCCCGATCCGTCGGGGCGGTTCGGCTACTTCGTGCTGGCTGTCCGCGACGCTGCGAAGGGCAAGCTGTCGCTGTTCGACCCGTATGGTGGTCGCAAGCAGATGCCGGGTCCCGAGGCCTACGATGTTCGCTCCGACCTGGAGGTCGTGGGCGTTGCGTTTGGGATCGCCGCGCTTCGGGCCTTGGTGCACGGCCAGGATCCCTCCAAGGCGCTCTCCAACTCCCAGCAGGCAGTGAAGCTGGCGCCGCGGTCACCGGCGGCGCGCAGCGCCCGCGCCGCGGTCCTGCTGGCTGCAGGCGGCGGCGAGACAGCCGACGACGAGCTGCGGGCCGCGCTGCAGCTACGGCCTGATCCCGCGCGACGCCATAACGTGGCTGCTGTCTATCTTGCGGCGGGCGACTTGGAACGGGCCATGCGCGAGCTGGCGACCACATTGGAGCAGGCGCCCGACTACGCTTCCGCACACGCGACCCTCGCGGCCGTACACCTCAGCCGCGGCGAGCGAGACGAAGCGGCTACGGAGCTCCGCCAGGCCGAGCGCTTGGAGCCTGACCTTCCCGGATTGCCGCTACTATGGTCGCAATACTATCTCAGGGCCGGGGATACCGACCGAGCCATCAGCCACGCCCAGCGGGCGGTGGAGCGGCGTGGCCATGACCCGCAGGCTCGGCTGGTGCTCGGGAGCATCTACCGCCAGGCGGGCAAGTTCGAAGAAATGCGGGCGCAGGCTCGCCAAGTCATGAGAATGACCCCCGTGTCGCGGCAGACCGATACCCGCCACGTCATCGAACAGCTGCTGGGGCCCACGGCCCTGGACGAGCCCACGGAACCGGAGGATTCGCGCGAGCCGGCGGATTCGACTGCGCCCGAATCGCGCTCTTTGGGGCAGGTTGGAATCGAGCCAGCGGTTGGGATGGACCCTGCCGCTGGTGCCGATGGGATGGACCCAGAGGTGGGAACCGACCCGGCGGCCGAGATGCAACCGGGCACGAGGCTTCAGGGTGGATCGCTGCTGCTGGGTGGCGCCAAGGCGAAGCGGCGCCCGTCGCTGTTGGGAAGCTCCCGCAGGCTGCGGCTGGACGATCAGGCTGCGAGCCGCGAGCCCAGGTGA
- a CDS encoding potassium channel protein: protein MVGTAGYVVVEGMSLLDAFYMAVITLSTVGYAEVTPLHDAGKLFSIGLIMTGLGIALYTVGTVAEFFIGGGMRGFLSQRSMTKSLSQLHHHTILCGYGRFGAVVGDAVAQSDQPLVIIDRDRSLEPGLVERGLLHVIGSAIEEQVLEAAGIRRARALVTTIPDDSDNVFITLSARELNPDLLVHARAESEAGARRLRLAGAEQVVRPYELGGRRIANALLHPSIIDFVEPFFDGAGDETDLEEVMVAERSVLEGKPVGDLRRRELEIALVAVKREGERTRLTPSPRLLLRPGDRLVAVGDRAQLLRLADLAQAGSGASGKEG from the coding sequence ATGGTTGGCACGGCCGGCTACGTCGTGGTCGAGGGCATGTCGCTGCTGGATGCCTTCTACATGGCGGTGATCACGCTTTCGACGGTGGGCTATGCCGAAGTGACACCCCTGCACGACGCGGGTAAGTTGTTTTCCATTGGCCTGATCATGACGGGGCTTGGGATAGCCCTGTACACGGTGGGTACCGTCGCCGAGTTCTTCATCGGGGGCGGTATGCGGGGCTTCCTGTCGCAGCGCAGCATGACGAAGAGCCTGTCCCAACTGCACCATCACACGATCCTCTGTGGATACGGCCGCTTTGGGGCGGTCGTCGGCGATGCCGTGGCCCAAAGCGACCAGCCGCTCGTGATCATCGACCGCGACCGATCGTTAGAGCCCGGCCTCGTGGAGCGAGGGTTGCTTCATGTGATCGGGTCGGCAATCGAGGAGCAGGTGCTCGAGGCGGCGGGCATCCGAAGAGCCAGGGCCTTGGTGACCACCATCCCCGACGATTCCGACAACGTGTTCATCACGCTGTCGGCGCGTGAGCTGAACCCCGATCTGCTCGTGCATGCACGTGCCGAGAGCGAGGCCGGTGCCAGGCGCTTGCGCCTGGCTGGGGCGGAGCAGGTGGTGCGCCCCTATGAACTGGGGGGCCGGCGCATTGCCAACGCGCTGCTGCATCCCTCGATCATCGATTTCGTAGAGCCCTTTTTCGATGGCGCCGGCGATGAGACCGACCTGGAGGAGGTCATGGTGGCCGAGCGCTCCGTGCTCGAAGGTAAGCCCGTCGGTGATTTGCGGCGCCGGGAGCTTGAGATAGCCCTGGTGGCGGTCAAGCGGGAGGGCGAGCGCACGCGTTTGACCCCGAGCCCGCGCCTGCTGCTGCGCCCGGGAGACCGACTCGTCGCCGTAGGCGACCGCGCGCAGCTGCTGCGCCTCGCGGATCTTGCTCAGGCAGGGTCCGGGGCCTCCGGCAAGGAGGGCTAG